The stretch of DNA CCACAATTTGTTCTTTCTTCGCAATATAATCGCGCATCACTTGAAGCGCTTCTTTATCACCAGCTTCAGCTTTTACTTTAAGTTCAGCAAAGCCTAAGCCACCTGAAAGCACTTCCAACTCAGACATTAATTTATCAAAATAACGTTGCTGAACTTCAGTGAAGTTAGCGTGCAAAGATCTCTCATTTAGTTGTACCATCTCTGGAATTTTCATAAAATCTAATTTAATTTACCCCCATCTCTTTCTTCCCCCTAAGGAGGAAGACGATCCTGACTCACTATAAATATTTTTTTTATTCACAACAATCAATTCATGCCATGTATTTCCTGATTACCAATTAATGATTACCTGCCTGCCAGTGAGGTATGCAGTCAAGCGCGATATGCGATACGCGATTCACGATATTATTCTTTTCTCTCGTATTTTCTTATAAACTCCTGAAATGGCAGTCTGAGGATACCTTGAGTTTCTTCCCCCTCAAAGGCGACACGTAACACTGGATCATTTTTCCGGCGATCCCTTGGTGTAAGAACATCAAACTCAATAATAACAACTTCTTGTCTTGGGTTATCTTGACTCTTATAAAGATCGCCCCATTTGACGCCATAATATTCATTTAAATCTAGTAATCCTACACTTCCCTCGGTTATATCTAGTGATGTGTCAACTGCGGCCACTTGATCACCATTAACTATTTCAGCGCCTGCTTTTGTCCTTATTACATAACTCTCTAATTCAGTTCCCTCACCTATAATTTCCTCAATAGTCACTGCTTTCCCAAAAGACTTCCTAATAATAAATTGGGACCTACTTAAACAGATTACCACATCACCGACTTTCAACGGCTTCTCCCTTAATTTGTACTCAAATTCCCTTGTTTCAATAAACTCAACAATCTCTTCTTTTTTGGTAATGTACTCTCGCATCATCTGAAGTGCTTCTTTACTTCCCGCCTCAGCTTCTACTTTCAATTCAGCAAAACCTAAACCACCTGAAATAACTTCCAACTCAGACATTAGTTTATCGAAATGTACCTGCTGACGTTCAGTGAAGTCAGCTTCGAGCGCTTTTTCATTAATTTGTTCAAATGATTTCATATTAGAATATTAAGTATTAAGTATTAAGTATTAAGTATTAAGTATTAAGTATTGTGTATTAGGTATTTATTATGTTGTTGTTCTGGGTTAATCATATTTATTTTTCACCAAAAATCTTCGTGTTCCCATTTTTATATGTAACAACTAGTTTACCATCATTCATAACTGAAAGCGTTGAAGCTCCGTCACCAACCTTGACACATTTACTTGTTTTAACAAGCTTATTCTCAATGATAAAAAAAATCTCTACTACCCCATCTTTAGACAAGGTCAAAACTTCACCAGTTGGAGCTACTAAAATGTCTATAAATTTGTTGGAAACGTCATAAACTATCCGATTAACCTCCTTACCAGTTTGCGCATCAAGCAATACCAACCCAAAATGTTCCTCTATGCCATTTATTTTTATATCATCCAAAAAACTCCAACTTACCATTGCTACAACATGCTCTTCATTAACACAAGCCAGTCTATCAACCATTTGAATTAATTCCTTAACATCAGAAGCTTTAATTCCATCATCCGAAATAGAACTATACCATTTCTTTTCTTTTGGATTACTTTTATCAACACAAACAACATCTCCCTGATGAAGCAAGTCACTAAAAACAACTTGACTGTCGTTTAAGCGACCTGCATCTGTAACATCTGCAATTTCTAAGCCCTCGGTTACAACTGATTCCTTACCAGAGAAATCAGCAATATTGAGCCTAGAAACCTCGTTCATCTTATTACCAAAAAGTACCAAGCAATCCTGACTTATACTAACACCTTTACGATGTCTCAACTGTTTCAGCGGATCATCCCAATCTTTACCCAACCAACGAGAGCTATAACTTTTCTTTGACCAGCTTGAATAGTATAATGTAAGATCGTCCATTATTGAAAAGTACTCTTGTGGCCCAATTGGAATTATATCTTTGACAAAAGTCATGTCTGTTTCTGTAATTTCATATAATTCATTATCCTCTGGTTGAATTACACTAAATGTAGTAAGCTCGCTTTCTGAATCATGAGTTACTACGAGCATTTCTGAACTTGGTATCTTAAAAGTCCGCGCATTAGAGCCGGCTGTTCCATAATCCTTCAATTCTTTAAAACCCTCCCAATTTATTTCCTTTTCCCCGAATATTTTTTTGGTCTCAATAAATATAACGATCTGCTCTTTTTTGGCGATATAATCACGCAAAACCTGAAGTGCTTCTTTACTTCCTGCCTCAGCTTTTGCTTTAATCTCAACAAAACCAAGTCCATCTGAAATCACTTCCAACTCAGACATTAGTCTATCAAAATGTGCCTGCTGAACTTCGGTGAAGTTAGCTTTGAGTGCGTTTTCTTGTAGTTGTTGTTCTGGGTTAATCATGTAATACGAATAAACTTAGATGCGAATGATGCTAATATGCGAATAAAACACTTTGTGCTAATTCGTAGCATTCGAATATTCGCGGCATTCGCATAAGAATATATTCGTATTATTTAACCTCAGGCGGTACCTCATAATAGTTTAATATAAATTTAGCAATTTTACCAAATAGTGGCGCGGCGGAATCAGATGAAAATTGGACAGCGGTTGGTTGCTCAAGTTTAACTACCATCGCAAAACGCGGATTATTATACGGCGCAAACCCTACAAAAGTGTGAATAGTCTTGTCGCTATAACCACCTTTTTCAAAGTCTGGCACTTGAGCAGTTCCAGTTTTACCAGCAACTAAATAACCTGGCACACCTGCTTTTGTAGCATGTCCATTCTTTACAACCGAAACTAGCATGCCACCAAGTAACTTTGCTGTTTGTGGAGAAATTACCTGACTAACAACTTGCGGAGTTGTTTTCTGAACAACCTCACCTTGTTGATTTACTATCTGTTCAACAATATACGGTTTAACAAGCTTACCATCATTAGCAATTGCAGCAAAAGCGTGTACTAACTGCATCGGAGTAACTGTAATTCCTTGACCAAACGAAGCAGTGGCTAAATAAATATCATTTTTACTATCCAGAGATTTTAGATTACCACTATGCTCCTGACATAAATCAATATCAGTTTGCTTACCAAAACCAAACTCCTGCACATAATATTTAAATTGTTCCAAACCAACTTTTCGAGCCGCAAAAACTGCACCCGTGTTTAATGATTTTTCCAAAACCTGCGTCATTGTTTGCCAACCGTTAGCCTTTAAATCTGAATTTTTAATTACATGCCCGGAAATATGCAACTCGCCATTGTCCTGATAACCCGTAAAAGGATCTACCTGCCCAGAGTTTAGAGCTGCGGCCATGGTTATTGGTTTAAACACAGACCCCGGCTCATAACTTTCTGATAAAATTGGATTATTAAAAACATTAATATCTTCAACCTTGTTGTATTCATTAGGATCAAAATCAGGATTATTACACATTGCCATTACTTCACCTGTTTGTGGGTCCATAACAACTACACTACCACCAATCGCATCATATTGTTCAACTGCCTTATTAAGCTGGTCGCAAACATAATATTGCACTGATTTATCAATTGTTAAGATTAAATCACTTCCATTGTCTGCTTTTCGAAAATCCTTGCCAGCCACAGCAATCCATCGCCCAAAAGTATCCAATTCACTTCGTAGAAATCCAGACTCGCCAGCTAATTGACTATTATAACAACCCTCAATTCCGTAATAACCTTTTAGCATATTATCTTCGGCTTGCTTCCCGACAAAACCCAGCAAGCTGGAACTAATATTTTTTTCCGGATAGAACCTAGTCATTTCTGCAGTCCAATGAAATCCCTCTAACCCGTAGGCTTCTAATGCATTAATTTCCTGCTCAGAAACCAAATGTTTTAGAGGTTCGTAAGGATCATCTTTTTTATTTAATTTCATTTTCCAATTTTCAACTAATTGCTTGTTTAATTCTTCAAGCTCTGCTTTATCCAAGGCAACTGAATCTGCTGTTGTATTTAATTTTCCAGAATCATCCTCTGGATTATCTTCATCTTCAATCGTTGAATCATTTGATTCAGAGTCAAGAGACGTTTCTTGAAACGTCTCTATTTCAATATTGAAAGTTTCTTTTAATACCTGCAACGCAGCCTCAGGATCCTGTATATCTTTTGGAATAGCATATAATAAATACATGGTTTTGTTTGTGGCAACTGGATAAAAACTTTGGTCATCGCGCACCACTTCGCCCTGTTTATCTTTTACTAAAATACTACCACGTGATGGATATAAATGTTTAAAAATCTC from Candidatus Falkowbacteria bacterium encodes:
- a CDS encoding penicillin-binding protein 2 yields the protein MAILEKKKKKVRIYSGSYVEQNRNKRDFRIGVLMVFFVVFSLIIVFRLFKLQIIDHKYYIALASGQHEIFKHLYPSRGSILVKDKQGEVVRDDQSFYPVATNKTMYLLYAIPKDIQDPEAALQVLKETFNIEIETFQETSLDSESNDSTIEDEDNPEDDSGKLNTTADSVALDKAELEELNKQLVENWKMKLNKKDDPYEPLKHLVSEQEINALEAYGLEGFHWTAEMTRFYPEKNISSSLLGFVGKQAEDNMLKGYYGIEGCYNSQLAGESGFLRSELDTFGRWIAVAGKDFRKADNGSDLILTIDKSVQYYVCDQLNKAVEQYDAIGGSVVVMDPQTGEVMAMCNNPDFDPNEYNKVEDINVFNNPILSESYEPGSVFKPITMAAALNSGQVDPFTGYQDNGELHISGHVIKNSDLKANGWQTMTQVLEKSLNTGAVFAARKVGLEQFKYYVQEFGFGKQTDIDLCQEHSGNLKSLDSKNDIYLATASFGQGITVTPMQLVHAFAAIANDGKLVKPYIVEQIVNQQGEVVQKTTPQVVSQVISPQTAKLLGGMLVSVVKNGHATKAGVPGYLVAGKTGTAQVPDFEKGGYSDKTIHTFVGFAPYNNPRFAMVVKLEQPTAVQFSSDSAAPLFGKIAKFILNYYEVPPEVK